In a genomic window of Salminus brasiliensis chromosome 12, fSalBra1.hap2, whole genome shotgun sequence:
- the LOC140573747 gene encoding immunoglobulin lambda-1 light chain-like isoform X2 — translation MLATLCALLPALAWVSSQKVLTQTPSVLTDQGRTVSMDCNIAKDENYVAWYKQVPEAAPQFVLSFYYSLSSPNEYGADFPSARFTSKASSNIDYQLIISNVEVGDSAVYYCGTWDSSASSAVGQGTKLIVTDSAVPPPVLTIFPPSSEELKSNKATLVCVVSDLSTGFADVRWLVGGNPVSSGVTTGSAEQQPNKKFRLSSYLSIERSEWDKDKDITCEVSAASKATSKKMKKSECTD, via the exons ATGCTGGCCACCCTCTGTGCTCTCCTCCCTGCTCTGGCAT GGGTCAGTTCACAGAAAGTTCTGACACAGACCCCTTCAGTTCTGACAGACCAGGGCAGAACTGTCAGCATGGACTGTAACATCGCTAAAGATGAAAACTACGTCGCCTGGTATAAACAAGTTCCAGAAGCAGCTCCTCAGTTTGTGTTGAGCTTTTATTATTCTCTCAGCTCTCCTAATGAATATGGAGCTGATTTTCCATCTGCACGCTTCACATCTAAAGCTTCTTCAAATATCGACTACCAGTTAATAATCAGTAATGTGGAGGTAGGAGACTCTGCAGTGTATTACTGTGGAACATGGGACAGCTCTGCTAGCTCAGCTG TCGGCCAAGGAACAAAGCTGATCGTCACTG ACTCTGCTGTTCCTCCTCCTGTTCTGACCATCTTTCCTCCGTCCAGTGAAGAGCTGAAGTCTAACAAAGCCACTCtagtgtgtgtggtcagtgacCTGTCCACTGGTTTTGCTGATGTGCGTTGGCTGGTGGGCGGAAACCCggtcagcagtggagtgaccaCTGGCTCTGCAGAGCAGCAGCCCAATAAGAAATTCCGACTGAGCAGCTATTTGAGCAttgagagatcagagtgggatAAAGATAAAGACATAACATGTGAAGTGTCTGCTGCCTCAAAAGCTACCAGTAAAAAGATGAAGAAGTCTGAATGCACGGACTGA
- the LOC140573747 gene encoding immunoglobulin lambda-1 light chain-like isoform X1 → MLATLCALLPALAWVSSQKVLTQTPSVLTDQGRTVSMDCNIAKDENYVAWYKQVPEAAPQFVLSFYYSLSSPNEYGADFPSARFTSKASSNIDYQLIISNVEVGDSAVYYCGTWDSSASSAVFGQGTKLIVTDSAVPPPVLTIFPPSSEELKSNKATLVCVVSDLSTGFADVRWLVGGNPVSSGVTTGSAEQQPNKKFRLSSYLSIERSEWDKDKDITCEVSAASKATSKKMKKSECTD, encoded by the exons ATGCTGGCCACCCTCTGTGCTCTCCTCCCTGCTCTGGCAT GGGTCAGTTCACAGAAAGTTCTGACACAGACCCCTTCAGTTCTGACAGACCAGGGCAGAACTGTCAGCATGGACTGTAACATCGCTAAAGATGAAAACTACGTCGCCTGGTATAAACAAGTTCCAGAAGCAGCTCCTCAGTTTGTGTTGAGCTTTTATTATTCTCTCAGCTCTCCTAATGAATATGGAGCTGATTTTCCATCTGCACGCTTCACATCTAAAGCTTCTTCAAATATCGACTACCAGTTAATAATCAGTAATGTGGAGGTAGGAGACTCTGCAGTGTATTACTGTGGAACATGGGACAGCTCTGCTAGCTCAGCT GTATTCGGCCAAGGAACAAAGCTGATCGTCACTG ACTCTGCTGTTCCTCCTCCTGTTCTGACCATCTTTCCTCCGTCCAGTGAAGAGCTGAAGTCTAACAAAGCCACTCtagtgtgtgtggtcagtgacCTGTCCACTGGTTTTGCTGATGTGCGTTGGCTGGTGGGCGGAAACCCggtcagcagtggagtgaccaCTGGCTCTGCAGAGCAGCAGCCCAATAAGAAATTCCGACTGAGCAGCTATTTGAGCAttgagagatcagagtgggatAAAGATAAAGACATAACATGTGAAGTGTCTGCTGCCTCAAAAGCTACCAGTAAAAAGATGAAGAAGTCTGAATGCACGGACTGA